In Streptomyces sp. SID8374, one genomic interval encodes:
- a CDS encoding methylaspartate mutase, whose product MDFGAFVRAHGGHGSLVVQPRMGFGDPLRMREGLIATKGADAVTVGTITLDSFTRVGELASVEAALRDGSGLNGYPVVTYPPRVTERVLDGVRAPDFPVQVRHGSAVPGDIFTALRSTYLNATEGGPVSYCLPYGRTPLHDSVRNWERCTQDFARLRDMGVEPHLETFGGCMLGQLCPPSELVAISLVEALFFCQHGVRSVSLSYAQQTHPGQDREAIAALRRLCRELLPTDNWHVVVYAYMGVYPQTDAGAYLLLDEAAELAVDSGSERLIVKTVAESRRIPTIEENVAALESAARKARPGRVPPAADADAAPDLADSQTYQEARALVEAVLDLSSDIGSALRLAFARGLFDIPYCLHPDNHGRTRSYIDGDGRLRWAAVGGLPFGGLVRAGRTRDVSSSGLLADLSYVRRTFDERAAAAGGRLERAGPRHGDNDGGSPARWKNP is encoded by the coding sequence GTGGACTTCGGGGCGTTCGTCCGCGCCCACGGCGGCCACGGCTCCCTGGTGGTGCAGCCCCGCATGGGCTTCGGCGACCCGCTGCGGATGCGGGAGGGCCTGATCGCCACCAAGGGGGCCGACGCCGTCACCGTCGGCACGATCACCCTCGACAGCTTCACCCGGGTCGGCGAACTGGCCTCCGTCGAGGCCGCGCTGCGCGACGGGTCGGGGCTCAACGGCTACCCCGTCGTCACCTATCCGCCCCGGGTCACCGAACGGGTCCTCGACGGCGTCCGGGCCCCGGACTTCCCCGTCCAGGTCCGCCACGGCTCCGCCGTACCCGGCGACATCTTCACCGCCCTCAGGTCGACGTACCTCAACGCGACCGAGGGCGGCCCCGTCTCGTACTGCCTGCCCTACGGGCGCACCCCGCTGCACGATTCCGTACGCAACTGGGAGCGCTGCACCCAGGATTTCGCCCGGCTGCGCGACATGGGGGTGGAGCCGCACCTGGAGACCTTCGGCGGCTGCATGCTCGGCCAGCTCTGCCCGCCCAGCGAACTCGTCGCGATCAGCCTCGTCGAAGCCCTCTTCTTCTGCCAGCACGGGGTGCGCAGCGTCTCGCTCAGCTACGCCCAGCAGACCCACCCCGGCCAGGACCGCGAGGCGATCGCCGCCCTGCGCCGCCTCTGCCGCGAGCTGCTGCCCACCGACAACTGGCACGTCGTCGTCTACGCCTACATGGGGGTCTACCCGCAGACCGACGCGGGCGCCTACCTGCTCCTCGACGAGGCCGCCGAACTCGCCGTCGACTCCGGCTCGGAGCGCCTCATCGTCAAGACCGTCGCCGAATCGCGCCGCATCCCCACGATCGAGGAGAACGTGGCGGCGCTGGAGTCGGCCGCCAGGAAGGCCCGCCCCGGGCGTGTACCGCCCGCCGCCGACGCGGATGCCGCTCCGGATCTCGCGGACTCGCAGACGTACCAGGAGGCCAGAGCGCTGGTCGAGGCCGTACTCGACCTGTCCTCCGACATCGGGTCCGCGCTGCGCCTGGCCTTCGCGCGGGGGCTGTTCGACATCCCGTACTGCCTGCACCCCGACAACCACGGGCGCACCCGCTCCTACATCGACGGGGACGGACGGCTGCGCTGGGCCGCCGTCGGCGGGCTCCCGTTCGGCGGGCTGGTCCGCGCCGGACGCACCCGTGACGTCTCCTCCTCGGGGCTGCTGGCCGATCTGTCCTACGTCCGCAGGACGTTCGACGAGAGGGCCGCGGCCGCCGGGGGGCGCCTGGAGCGGGCGGGCCCCCGCCACGGCGACAACGACGGGGGGAGTCCGGCCCGGTGGAAGAACCCATGA
- a CDS encoding cobalamin-dependent protein (Presence of a B(12) (cobalamin)-binding domain implies dependence on cobalamin itself, in one of its several forms, or in some unusual lineages, dependence on a cobalamin-like analog.) yields the protein MNTTPLAPPPHTPAAARRRGTVVVTSMASDSHTWNLVYLQLLIEELGYEVVNLGPCVPDDLLVGACRDLAPELVVISSVNGHGHQDGLRVIAALRAADGLSATPVVIGGKLGVTGRQSPEELAALTAAGFDAVFDDASTGIADFSRFVSTVGPAALRPAERAGVPA from the coding sequence GTGAACACCACCCCTCTCGCGCCCCCGCCGCACACCCCGGCCGCCGCCCGGCGGCGCGGCACCGTCGTCGTCACCTCCATGGCGTCCGACTCGCACACCTGGAACCTGGTCTACCTCCAGCTGCTGATCGAGGAACTCGGCTACGAGGTCGTCAACCTGGGCCCCTGCGTCCCCGACGACCTGCTCGTCGGCGCCTGCCGCGACCTGGCCCCCGAGCTGGTCGTGATCAGCAGCGTCAACGGCCACGGGCACCAGGACGGGCTGCGGGTCATCGCCGCGCTGCGCGCCGCCGACGGGCTGTCCGCGACCCCCGTGGTGATCGGCGGGAAGCTCGGCGTCACCGGCCGGCAGAGCCCCGAGGAGCTGGCGGCGCTGACGGCCGCCGGATTCGACGCGGTCTTCGACGACGCCTCCACCGGCATCGCCGACTTCAGCCGGTTCGTGAGCACGGTCGGGCCGGCCGCGCTCCGCCCGGCCGAACGGGCCGGAGTACCGGCGTGA
- a CDS encoding type III PLP-dependent enzyme has translation MSRYEELAERFGTPLYVYDLDEIEAAGRDLTGALPEEVTLFYALKANPHPDLVRALRENDRPCRPEISSTGELAAALAAGFQGADCLYTGPGKTPAELREVIGLGVRMFSTDSVTDVRHVGEAALAHGVTADCLLRVNSVAASATSSIRMTGTPSQFGFDSETLAEVLPLLRAVPGVRISGMHFFPLSNAKDEDSLIGEFEHTIALAAGLSAELGLPLRFLDIGGGFTVPYAVPGDRGSYPRLRAALTAALDTHFPDRHTEGPEIACESGRYLVGASGTLLARVSNVKVSRGRKFVILDAGINTFGGMSGLGRLLPVSVRLDADAPVEPASLVGPLCTPGDILGREIDLPVLESGDLVTIPNAGAYGPTASLLMFLGRPAPTEVVVRGDEVVSVSRIETRRAYDTVTGTRPLTTAGAAP, from the coding sequence ATGAGCCGCTACGAGGAACTGGCCGAACGATTCGGCACACCGCTGTACGTCTACGACCTGGACGAGATCGAGGCGGCCGGGCGGGACCTGACCGGCGCGCTCCCCGAGGAGGTCACCCTCTTCTACGCGCTGAAGGCCAACCCGCACCCCGACCTCGTCCGGGCCCTGCGCGAGAACGACCGCCCCTGCCGCCCCGAGATCAGCTCCACGGGCGAACTGGCCGCCGCCCTGGCCGCCGGGTTCCAGGGCGCGGACTGCCTCTACACCGGCCCCGGCAAGACCCCCGCCGAACTGCGCGAGGTGATCGGGCTCGGGGTGCGCATGTTCTCCACCGACTCCGTCACCGACGTCCGGCACGTCGGCGAGGCGGCGCTCGCCCACGGGGTGACCGCCGACTGCCTGCTGCGCGTCAACAGCGTCGCCGCGAGCGCCACCAGCAGCATCCGGATGACCGGCACCCCTTCGCAGTTCGGCTTCGACAGCGAGACCCTGGCGGAGGTGCTGCCGCTCCTGCGCGCCGTCCCGGGCGTCCGCATCAGCGGGATGCACTTCTTCCCGCTGAGCAACGCCAAGGACGAGGACAGCCTGATCGGCGAGTTCGAGCACACCATCGCGCTCGCCGCCGGGCTCAGCGCGGAGCTCGGCCTCCCGCTGCGCTTCCTCGACATCGGCGGCGGCTTCACCGTGCCGTACGCGGTCCCCGGCGACCGGGGCTCCTACCCCCGGCTGCGCGCCGCGCTCACCGCCGCACTCGACACCCACTTCCCCGACCGGCACACCGAGGGCCCCGAGATCGCCTGCGAGTCCGGGCGCTACCTGGTGGGGGCGAGCGGCACCCTGCTGGCCCGCGTCAGCAACGTCAAGGTCAGCCGCGGCCGCAAGTTCGTCATCCTCGACGCCGGGATCAACACCTTCGGCGGCATGTCCGGTCTCGGCCGGCTGCTCCCGGTCTCCGTACGCCTGGACGCGGACGCGCCCGTCGAACCGGCCAGCCTGGTCGGCCCGCTCTGCACGCCCGGCGACATCCTCGGCCGGGAGATCGACCTGCCGGTGCTGGAGAGCGGCGACCTCGTCACCATCCCCAACGCCGGGGCCTACGGTCCCACCGCGAGCCTGCTGATGTTCCTCGGCAGGCCCGCGCCCACCGAGGTCGTCGTCCGGGGCGACGAGGTGGTCTCCGTGTCGCGGATCGAGACGCGACGCGCCTACGACACCGTCACCGGGACGCGGCCGCTGACCACCGCCGGGGCGGCACCGTGA
- a CDS encoding AMP-binding protein, translating into MENPNRTDSGAPLGKGATVHSLLDEAVAEVPDRQCLRDSRTRLTYRQIHSLSHAFAAWLDRAGVRAGDRLLVQLASGHELVAMMYGASRAGVVLVPVNPAMKEYHLRSVIGDAEPALVIASGTATTLLESLAPVPVHDLAELWPEVTALAARDPEPAAGRHTGPDDIAFLVYTSGSTAAPKAVICPHAQVTFASRAIQQVLGYRPDDVVFCRFPLSWDYGLYKVLLACLGRSELVLAGDESDLVLLRRMRETGATVVPIVPSLATMIGSLARRDREDPPPVRLFTNTGAALPAHAIATLREAFPGVRVVRQFGQTECKRVSVMPPEEDGERPDSVGLPLPGTRVLLLDPDGRPVPQGEVGEIVAVGPHVMPGYWRRPELTEATFGADPETGERRLHTGDYGRFDADGYLYFEGRRDDMFKRKGIRMSTVEIEAAAMDIPGVRTATALPPTGTRDLLIFAETELPPHTVLKELAQRLEQAKVPAQCRTLTELPLSLHGKNARQALAEMVDAETDGSGADGSTTHGEGR; encoded by the coding sequence GTGGAGAATCCGAACAGAACCGACTCGGGAGCGCCGCTCGGGAAGGGCGCGACGGTCCATTCCCTGCTCGACGAGGCCGTCGCCGAGGTGCCGGACCGCCAGTGCCTGCGCGACAGCCGCACCCGGCTGACGTACCGTCAAATACATTCCCTCAGCCACGCCTTCGCGGCCTGGCTGGACCGCGCGGGCGTACGCGCGGGTGACCGCCTCCTCGTCCAGCTGGCGAGCGGCCACGAGCTGGTCGCCATGATGTACGGGGCCTCCCGGGCCGGTGTTGTCCTCGTCCCCGTCAACCCGGCGATGAAGGAGTACCACCTCAGGTCGGTGATCGGGGACGCGGAACCCGCCCTGGTCATCGCGAGCGGCACCGCCACCACCCTCCTGGAGTCCCTCGCCCCGGTCCCCGTGCACGACCTGGCGGAGCTGTGGCCCGAGGTGACGGCGCTCGCCGCCCGGGACCCGGAGCCCGCCGCCGGCCGGCACACCGGCCCCGACGACATCGCCTTCCTGGTGTACACCTCCGGCAGCACCGCCGCCCCCAAGGCCGTCATCTGCCCGCACGCCCAGGTCACCTTCGCCTCCCGGGCCATCCAGCAGGTGCTCGGCTACCGGCCCGACGACGTGGTCTTCTGCCGCTTCCCGCTCTCCTGGGACTACGGCCTCTACAAGGTGCTGCTCGCCTGCCTCGGCCGCAGCGAACTGGTCCTGGCGGGCGACGAGTCCGACCTCGTCCTGCTGCGCCGTATGCGGGAGACCGGCGCCACCGTCGTCCCCATCGTGCCCTCCCTCGCCACGATGATCGGCTCGCTGGCCCGGCGCGACCGCGAGGACCCGCCGCCGGTCCGGCTGTTCACCAACACCGGTGCCGCGCTCCCCGCCCACGCGATCGCCACCCTGCGCGAGGCGTTCCCCGGCGTCCGGGTGGTCCGCCAGTTCGGCCAGACCGAGTGCAAGCGCGTCTCGGTCATGCCGCCCGAGGAGGACGGCGAGCGCCCCGACTCCGTCGGCCTGCCGCTGCCCGGGACCCGCGTCCTCCTCCTCGACCCGGACGGCCGTCCGGTGCCCCAGGGCGAGGTCGGGGAGATCGTCGCCGTCGGCCCGCACGTCATGCCCGGCTACTGGCGGCGGCCCGAACTCACGGAGGCCACCTTCGGAGCCGACCCGGAGACCGGCGAACGGCGCCTGCACACCGGGGACTACGGCCGCTTCGACGCCGACGGCTACCTCTACTTCGAGGGCCGGCGCGACGACATGTTCAAGCGCAAGGGCATCCGGATGAGCACGGTCGAGATCGAGGCCGCCGCCATGGACATCCCCGGTGTACGCACCGCCACCGCCCTCCCGCCGACCGGCACCCGGGACCTGCTGATCTTCGCCGAGACCGAACTGCCGCCGCACACCGTGCTCAAGGAGCTGGCGCAGCGGCTGGAGCAGGCGAAGGTGCCCGCGCAGTGCCGCACCCTCACCGAACTGCCGCTCAGCCTGCACGGGAAGAACGCCCGGCAGGCCCTGGCCGAGATGGTCGACGCGGAGACCGACGGTTCCGGGGCCGACGGCTCCACCACCCACGGGGAAGGCCGATGA
- a CDS encoding ferredoxin has protein sequence MRVIVDKERCVAAGACVITSPAVFDQDDEDGKVVLLIGTPDEKLRDEVVESVNVCPVAALSIAE, from the coding sequence ATGCGTGTGATCGTCGACAAAGAGCGCTGTGTGGCGGCGGGAGCGTGTGTCATCACCTCTCCCGCCGTGTTCGACCAGGACGACGAGGACGGCAAGGTGGTGCTCCTGATCGGGACACCGGACGAGAAGCTGCGCGACGAGGTCGTGGAGTCCGTCAACGTCTGCCCCGTCGCCGCGCTCAGCATCGCCGAGTAG
- a CDS encoding cytochrome P450, producing MSDTAAEACPVRQPRLFPLERTGCPLDPAPEYAELREKEPVPWVKLRFNGREAWLLTRYDDVRQMLKDPRFSSDMADPGYPLQFHFPMELLGKVKPALLHMDPPEHTAHRMMLMPELSVKRVEAMRPRTQEIVDECIDAMLEHGGPVDLVSMLSMPVPSLAMCELVGVPVEYVDLFHRWVTLLVTQGSAEEHASANAEVEMLLYKLIAERQENPGDDLISSLLQRNEKEGELEPADISALVRAMIAAGHESTVNGISIGSLVLLHHPEQADWLRAHPEMSGQAVDELSRYSSISDHGTVRVALEDVEIGGQLIRKGEGVICSLSAANHDPAVFEEPNKLDLTRRESRRNVAFGFGRHQCAGQMLVRMQLEVVFTTLLRRIPTLRLDAELDELPFKAKALIDGLHELPVTW from the coding sequence ATGTCGGATACCGCCGCCGAGGCATGCCCCGTACGGCAGCCCCGCCTGTTCCCGCTGGAGCGGACCGGCTGTCCGCTGGACCCCGCGCCGGAGTACGCCGAACTGCGGGAGAAGGAGCCCGTGCCGTGGGTCAAGCTGCGGTTCAACGGCCGTGAGGCCTGGCTGCTCACCCGCTACGACGACGTACGGCAGATGCTCAAGGACCCCCGCTTCAGCTCCGACATGGCGGACCCCGGCTACCCGCTCCAGTTCCACTTCCCGATGGAGCTGCTGGGCAAGGTCAAGCCGGCGCTGCTGCACATGGACCCGCCGGAGCACACCGCGCACCGCATGATGCTGATGCCGGAGCTGAGCGTGAAGCGCGTCGAGGCGATGCGCCCGCGCACCCAGGAGATCGTCGACGAGTGCATCGACGCCATGCTGGAGCACGGCGGCCCCGTGGACCTGGTGTCCATGCTGTCGATGCCGGTGCCCTCGCTCGCCATGTGCGAACTGGTCGGTGTGCCCGTCGAGTACGTCGACCTCTTCCACCGCTGGGTGACGCTGCTGGTCACCCAGGGCAGCGCGGAGGAGCACGCCTCGGCCAACGCCGAGGTCGAGATGCTGCTGTACAAGCTCATCGCCGAGCGCCAGGAGAACCCCGGCGACGACCTGATCAGCAGCCTGCTCCAGCGCAACGAGAAGGAGGGCGAACTGGAGCCCGCCGACATCAGCGCACTGGTCCGGGCCATGATCGCCGCCGGTCACGAGTCGACCGTCAACGGCATCTCGATCGGCTCCCTCGTCCTGCTCCACCACCCCGAGCAGGCCGACTGGCTCCGTGCGCACCCGGAGATGTCCGGCCAGGCGGTCGACGAGCTCTCCCGCTACTCCTCCATCTCCGACCACGGCACCGTCCGGGTCGCCCTGGAGGACGTGGAGATCGGCGGCCAGCTGATCCGCAAGGGCGAGGGCGTCATCTGCTCCCTGTCCGCCGCCAACCACGACCCGGCGGTCTTCGAGGAGCCCAACAAGCTGGACCTGACCCGCCGCGAGTCGCGCCGCAACGTCGCGTTCGGCTTCGGCAGGCACCAGTGCGCCGGGCAGATGCTCGTCCGGATGCAGCTGGAGGTCGTCTTCACGACCCTGCTGCGCCGCATCCCGACCCTGCGGCTCGACGCCGAACTCGACGAGCTGCCCTTCAAGGCGAAGGCGCTCATCGACGGCCTCCACGAACTCCCGGTGACCTGGTAA